The Arachis duranensis cultivar V14167 chromosome 2, aradu.V14167.gnm2.J7QH, whole genome shotgun sequence genome has a window encoding:
- the LOC127744859 gene encoding auxin-responsive protein IAA20-like, translating to MEGIPIGRKLNILVHRNYRELVKTWKHMFNTTILWSREMDEIVVQPGERCHVLTYEDEEGDLVIVRDVPLEMFVSTVKRLKITRVATFTTS from the exons ATGGAAGGCATTCCAATAGGGAGGAAACTCAACATATTAGTACATAGAAACTACCGTGA GCTGGTGAAGACGTGGAAGC acatgttcAATACCACCATTCTCTGGAGTAGAGAGATGGATGAAATTGTAGTTCAACCTGGTGAGAGATGCCATGTCCTCACTTATGAAGACGAAGAAGGAGATCTTGTTATAGTTAGGGATGTTCCTTTGGA GATGTTTGTTTCCACTGTAAAAAGGTTGAAGATCACAAGGGTAGCCACATTCACTACCTCTTGA
- the LOC107474430 gene encoding flavanone 3-dioxygenase 3 has translation MDHDKEEKSSSLFSTGNSAQEMGFTYVPQRYVVPTLQRPSLAPNDANVAVIDIAALRNNNGLSAENRFRVIQEISDACRSLGFFQIVNHGISESVLEGAISVASKFFDLPTKEKLKLGSSDVRKPVRYATSLKNGVDKHQFWRVFLKHYAHPLNDWIHMWPDNPPDYREKMGRYCEEIKKVSLEVMEAILESLKLKASTTPALTKKLEDGMQVMAVNCYPPCPEPAMALGLPPHSDYSCLTIVYQNCQGLEIMDSTTCSWKLVPHVPYALQVHIGDHFEVLSNGLFKSVVHRATLHRDRTRFSIVSLFSLGMDDKMGVAAELIDDDDDDHEHPKKYRESSFRDFLDFLASNDIAQGKNFIDTLKIEKNN, from the exons ATGGATCATGATAAGGAGGAGAAATCAAGTTCATTATTCTCAACAGGAAATAGTGCTCAAGAGATGGGTTTCACTTATGTTCCACAACGTTACGTGGTTCCAACTTTGCAAAGGCCCAGTTTGGCACCAAACGATGCTAATGTTGCTGTTATTGACATAGCTGCGCTCAGGAATAATAATGGCTTGTCAGCAGAAAATAGGTTTCGTGTAATTCAAGAAATTAGCGACGCCTGTCGTAGCTTGGGCTTCTTTCAA ATTGTAAACCACGGAATAAGTGAGTCAGTGTTGGAGGGAGCAATATCCGTAGCATCGAAGTTTTTCGATTTGCCGACAAAGGAAAAGTTGAAATTGGGTTCAAGTGATGTGCGCAAGCCAGTGAGGTACGCAACAAGCTTGAAAAATGGGGTTGATAAGCATCAATTTTGGAGGGTTTTTCTAAAACACTATGCTCACCCCTTGAACGATTGGATTCACATGTGGCCTGATAATCCACCAGACTACAG GGAAAAGATGGGGAGATATTgtgaagaaataaagaaagtgAGCCTAGAGGTGATGGAAGCAATCCTAGAAAGTCTGAAATTGAAGGCATCAACAACACCGGCTCTAACAAAAAAACTTGAAGATGGGATGCAAGTGATGGCAGTGAACTGCTACCCACCATGTCCAGAGCCAGCTATGGCCTTAGGCCTTCCACCACACTCTGACTACAGCTGCCTCACCATCGTGTACCAAAACTGCCAAGGCCTTGAGATAATGGATTCTACTACGTGTTCTTGGAAGTTAGTTCCACATGTTCCTTATGCACTTCAAGTTCATATCGGTGATCACTTTGAGGTGCTAAGCAATGGTTTGTTCAAGAGTGTTGTCCATAGAGCTACTCTTCACAGGGACAGGACAAGGTTCTCCATTGTTAGCTTGTTTAGTTTGGGAATGGATGATAAGATGGGGGTTGCTGCAGAGcttattgatgatgatgatgatgatcatgagcATCCAAAGAAGTACAGGGAAAGCAGCTTCAGAgattttcttgattttcttgCGTCTAATGACATCGCTCAAGGGAAGAACTTCATTGATACGCTGAAGATCGAAAAGAATAATTAG